Proteins co-encoded in one Natrinema sp. CBA1119 genomic window:
- a CDS encoding HTH domain-containing protein produces MSAGKFAESPIVPTSPQADLQVTCYVRSAVPGPTAETITTIVERLQQLCDHGQIGTCQIVPWPPEHHAVGESDDTGKPTRHGLIAEFERWADQHGVTLEPAFRRQEVPSSPLGISADEPRERVRVPIVALALYEGEAAAEDQEKTSLQGVVPYTEQLRTDTARTYTVDEWLTAVDTDTGEIVTYDSQDDQQPLLERQQ; encoded by the coding sequence ATGTCAGCCGGTAAGTTCGCCGAATCACCGATCGTCCCGACCAGTCCACAGGCTGACCTCCAGGTTACCTGTTACGTACGGTCTGCTGTTCCGGGACCGACTGCCGAGACGATCACCACGATCGTCGAACGGCTGCAGCAACTCTGCGACCACGGGCAGATTGGCACCTGTCAGATTGTTCCGTGGCCGCCGGAACACCATGCGGTCGGCGAATCGGACGACACAGGGAAGCCGACACGACATGGGCTCATCGCCGAGTTCGAGCGGTGGGCCGACCAACACGGTGTGACGCTCGAGCCAGCGTTCCGGCGACAGGAGGTTCCCTCGTCGCCACTCGGCATCAGCGCCGACGAACCGCGTGAACGCGTACGTGTCCCGATCGTGGCGCTGGCACTCTACGAAGGCGAGGCCGCTGCGGAAGATCAGGAGAAAACGTCTCTCCAGGGAGTTGTCCCCTATACGGAACAGCTACGGACAGACACCGCGCGGACATACACCGTCGACGAGTGGCTTACTGCAGTCGACACAGACACAGGAGAGATCGTCACGTATGATTCCCAGGACGATCAGCAGCCCCTGCTGGAGCGACAACAATGA
- a CDS encoding helix-turn-helix domain-containing protein: MSTSEQSIAVPDKLVSPQAKLVYLALLIMEDATATDLQQLLGLPKLTLLAVLESLAEMDLVHWTEAGYVSR, encoded by the coding sequence ATGTCCACGAGTGAACAGTCGATCGCGGTACCGGATAAACTCGTATCACCACAGGCCAAACTGGTCTATCTGGCCCTGCTCATCATGGAGGACGCGACAGCGACTGACCTCCAGCAACTCCTGGGGTTGCCGAAACTGACGCTCCTTGCTGTCCTCGAGTCGCTTGCTGAGATGGATCTCGTCCACTGGACGGAGGCTGGGTATGTCAGCCGGTAA